One window of the Thiovulum sp. ES genome contains the following:
- a CDS encoding hypothetical protein (PFAM: Plasmid maintenance system killer protein), with protein sequence MSYKLVFTKSYEKKLLKFLRKNRNLVEKYEKTIYILEKNPFHPSLRLHKLSGKLRDFHSVSIDMSYRIVIDFIIEDEKIIPINIGSHDEIY encoded by the coding sequence ATGAGTTATAAGCTTGTTTTTACAAAAAGTTATGAGAAGAAGCTACTGAAATTTCTCCGAAAAAATAGAAATTTGGTCGAAAAATATGAGAAGACGATCTATATTTTGGAGAAAAATCCGTTTCACCCATCTTTGAGATTGCACAAATTGAGTGGCAAATTGAGAGATTTTCACTCCGTCTCAATCGATATGAGTTATCGAATTGTGATTGATTTTATAATTGAAGATGAAAAGATAATTCCAATCAATATTGGTTCTCACGATGAGATCTATTAA